The Elephas maximus indicus isolate mEleMax1 chromosome 19, mEleMax1 primary haplotype, whole genome shotgun sequence genome contains a region encoding:
- the LOC126062583 gene encoding translation initiation factor IF-2-like produces MLSTQLSRGQPLHHQLSDQKPEAPPPTARPPRRPPPVRPHPGAQPAASAHPPTGHPLPARPARRSPFSPTRPAQLPQAPGSARGRRGGEGSGRSQSRPRRACGAPRTARSRPRGRRPGGPRKPRGAGTQRPGGGRRAPGPTHRELAEPEGRRAPGLRSTTRPERASSPRDRVPTAEPGAQSRRRRRRRRCSSFATSAAILTQPLSLPQPGRPRLRRLRRRLLLLPESWEANSLRRPRGPCLGRACESWRARCPQRSPPAETGPGGAVPGRTLRGRSLAPGLACPPRADPDLPPGVGKGRARARTLAQQARTSAREALRGPAGPDLGPGSPPRPSRPGPRPGKPSAAQQARTSAGQALRGPAGPDLGPGSPPRPSRPGPRPGKPSAAQQARTSAREVLRGPAGPDLGPGSPPRPSGTAAASEPGLRRVKPQPTRLGLAGLHVHLADDLCWGSDSLKGGRGSLSLS; encoded by the exons ATGCTATCAACTCAGTTATCCAGAGgacaaccactgcatcaccagctgTCTGATCAAA AGCCCGAGGCTCCGCCACCCACGGCGCGGCCTCCCCGACGGCCGCCACCTGTCCGGCCCCACCCGGGCGCCCAGCCTGCCGCCTCCGCGCACCCGCCCACAGGACACCCTCTCCCCGCCCGGCCGGCCCGACGCAGCCCTTTCTCCCCCACTCGCCCGGCCCAGCTCCCTCAGGCGCCCGGCTCGGCCCGTGGGCGGCGGGGGGGAGAAGGGAGCGGCCGCAGCCAGTCCCGACCTCGCCGGGCCTGCGGCGCCCCTCGCACGGCAAGAAGCCGTCCCCGCGGCCGGCGTCCCGGGGGCCCTCGGAAGCCCCGGGGAGCAGGGACCCAGAGGccgggcggcgggcggcgggcgcCGGGGCCTACTCACCGGGAGCTGGCGGAGCCTGAGGGCCGGCGCGCCCCCGGCCTGAGGAGCACGACGAGGCCCGAGCGCGCGTCCTCGCCCCGGGACCGCGTTCCCACAGCCGAGCCGGGCGCTCAGTCcaggcgccgccgccgccgccgccgctgcagcAGCTTCGCCACCTCGGCCGCCATCTTGACtcaacccctctccctcccccagcccggGCGGCCGCGGCTCAGGCGGCTTCGGCGCCGGCTCCTCCTCCTTCCGGAGAGCTGGGAGGCCAACTCCCTCCGCCGGCCGCGCGGCCCTTGCCTCGGGCGGGCCTGTGAGTCGTGGCGCGCCCGCTGTCCTCAGCGCTCCCCTCCAGCCGAGACTGGCCCGGGCGGCGCCGTGCCTGGCCGGACCCTCCGCGGCCGCTCTCTCGCCCCGGGGCTGGCGTGTCCACCGCGAGCCGATCCGGACCTTCCACCAGGCGTGGGAAAGGGAAGGGCTCGAGCCCGAACCTTGGCCCAGCAGGCCCGGACCTCGGCCCGGGAAGCCCTCCGCGGCCCAGCAGGCCCGGACCTCGGCCCGGGAAGCCCTCCGCGGCCCAGCAGGCCCGGACCTCGGCCCGGGAAGCCCTCCGCGGCCCAGCAGGCCCGGACCTCGGCCGGGCAAGCCCTCCGCGGCCCAGCAGGCCCGGATCTCGGCCCGGGAAGCCCTCCGCGGCCCAGCAGGCCCGGACCTCGGCCCGGCAAGCCCTCCGCGGCCCAGCAGGCCCGGACCTCGGCCCGGGAAGTCCTCCGCGGCCCAGCAGGCCCGGAC CTCGGCCCGGGAAGTCCTCCGCGGCCCAGCGGGACGGCGGCGGCCTCAGAGCCCGGGCTGCGGAGGGTGAAGCCGCAGCCCACGAGGCTGGGGCTGGCGGGGCTGCACGTCCATCTAGCTGACGACCTTTGCTGGGGCTCGGACTCACTGAAAGGCGGGCGGGGTTCCCTAAGTCTTTCCTGA
- the PIGL gene encoding N-acetylglucosaminyl-phosphatidylinositol de-N-acetylase isoform X1 encodes MTCGQPSASSLLGEPQEKPELYTGHLRGRGAGRTAERDRRAPVFPPESGAGTPAQAQCEAKGMAVEVLLCSALAALAALAWGFLRAWGFPWGCGAAEPTRSWERTDQLGAGSRTLLVTAHPDDEALFFAPTVLGLARLGHRVSLLCFSAGLRSAPEYTGRTDPRPRPAPWGAPDGQTPGRVLPRGAHRTDRPQVASCPVGRTGRTDPWLRPAPWGAPDRQTPGCVLPRGVHRTDRPQAASCPWSAPDGPQAASCPWSAPDRPQAASCPVECTGQTDPRLRPAPWSAPDRQTPGCVVPVERAGQTDPRLRRAPWSTPDRPQAVSCPVEHTRQTPGCIVPRRAHQTDRPRAASCPVEHTRQTDPRLRRVPWSTPDRQTPGWVVLLNSERFPSDAGRGPSSLWEEMDVCVNWKKWTQVTRLESNLRGIPVQLSFQ; translated from the exons ATGACGTGCGGGCAACCCTCCGCGTCCTCACTGCTCGGAGAGCCTCAGGAGAAACCGGAGCTCTACACCGGCCACCTGCGCGGTCGAGGAGCGGGTCGAACTGCGGAACGCGATCGCAGGGCTCCTGTGTTCCCGCCGGAGTCTGGGGCGGGGACGCCTGCGCAGGCGCAGTGTGAGGCGAAGGGCATGGCCGTAGAGGTTCTGCTGTGCTCAGCCTTGGCAGCCTTGGCAGCCTTGGCCTGGGGCTTTCTCCGGGCCTGGGGCTTCCCCTGGGGCTGCGGCGCCGCGGAGCCGACGAGGAGCTGGGAGCGGACGGACCAGCTGGGCGCCGGGAGCCGGACTCTCCTGGTCACCGCGCATCCCGACGACGAAGCCCTGTTCTTCGCCCCGACGGTGCTCGGCTTGGCCCGCCTGGGGCACCGAGTGTCCCTGCTCTGCTTCTCCGCAG GACTGAGAAGTGCCCCGGAGTACACCGGACGGACAGACCCCAGGCCGCGCCCTGCCCCGTGGGGCGCACCGGACGGACAGACCCCAGGCCGCGTCCTGCCCCGTGGGGCGCACCGGACGGACAGACCCCAGGTCGCGTCCTGCCCCGTGGGGCGCACCGGACGAACAGACCCCTGGCTGCGTCCTGCCCCGTGGGGCGCACCGGACAGACAGACCCCTGGCTGCGTCCTGCCCCGTGGGGTGCACCGGACGGACAGACCCCAGGCTGCGTCCTGCCCCTGGAGTGCACCGGACGGACCCCAGGCTGCGTCCTGCCCCTGGAGTGCACCGGACAGACCCCAGGCTGCGTCCTGCCCCGTGGAGTGCACCGGACAGACAGACCCCAGGCTGCGTCCTGCCCCGTGGAGTGCACCGGACAGACAGACCCCAGGCTGCGTCGTGCCCGTGGAGCGCGCTGGACAGACAGACCCCAGGCTGCGTCGTGCCCCGTGGAGCACACCAGACAGACCCCAGGCTGTGTCGTGCCCCGTGGAGCACACCAGACAGACCCCAGGCTGCATCGTGCCCCGTAGAGCACACCAGACAGACAGACCCCGGGCTGCGTCCTGCCCCGTGGAGCACACCAGACAGACGGACCCCAGGCTGCGTCGTGTCCCGTGGAGCACACCAGACAGACAGACCCCAGGCTGGGTCGTGCTGCTCAATTCTGAACGTTTCCCCTCCGATGCTGgcagagggccttcctctttgtgGGAAGAGATGGATGTGTGTGTCAACTGGAAGAAGTGGACTCAGGTCACTAGACTGGAGAGTAACCTGAGAGGTATTCCAGTTCAACTCAGCTTCCAGTGA